A part of Maridesulfovibrio hydrothermalis AM13 = DSM 14728 genomic DNA contains:
- the sstT gene encoding serine/threonine transporter SstT, with product MNLLNNLFKRIASGSLVVQIVIGIIAGILLAVAAPDVANSVGLFGSLFVKALKAVAPILVFVIVAASIANQKKGAHTNMRSIISLYLIGTFMAALVAVTMSFLLPTTLTLVTTNTSATPPGGIGEVLNTLLFKVVDNPVNALASGNFIGILAWAIALGFCFQHASESTKAVLNDVSNGVSGIVKLVIRFAPLGIFGLVSQTIATTGFAALAGYSHLIMVLLLSMGIIALVVNPVIVWFKTKQNPYPLVFTCIKESGITAFFTRSSAANIPVNMELCKKLELHEDTYSVSIPLGATVNMGGAAITITVMTLAAVHTLGIQVDIATALLLSTVAAVSACGASGVAGGSLLLIPLACSLFGVPNEISMQVVAAGFIVGVIQDSAETALNSSTDVIFTAAADIAASSGDIAAKVKTATAS from the coding sequence ATGAATCTACTAAATAATTTATTTAAACGCATCGCATCAGGAAGTCTGGTGGTGCAAATCGTGATTGGTATCATTGCGGGTATCCTTCTTGCTGTGGCGGCTCCTGACGTAGCTAATTCAGTAGGACTTTTCGGCAGTCTGTTTGTAAAGGCTCTTAAAGCTGTTGCACCGATTCTTGTTTTTGTTATCGTAGCCGCTTCCATTGCCAACCAGAAAAAAGGCGCACATACCAATATGCGTTCCATCATCTCTCTTTATCTGATTGGAACATTTATGGCCGCACTGGTTGCTGTAACCATGAGCTTTCTGCTTCCCACAACTCTTACTTTGGTTACAACGAATACCAGCGCAACGCCTCCCGGCGGTATCGGTGAAGTGCTCAATACCCTACTTTTCAAGGTCGTTGATAATCCTGTCAACGCACTTGCTTCCGGCAACTTTATCGGTATTCTTGCTTGGGCTATCGCGCTCGGCTTCTGTTTTCAGCATGCCAGCGAAAGTACTAAAGCTGTTTTAAACGACGTTTCAAACGGTGTTTCCGGCATTGTTAAGCTGGTTATCCGTTTCGCACCTCTGGGAATTTTCGGTCTGGTTTCCCAGACTATCGCTACTACCGGATTTGCAGCCCTTGCAGGATACAGCCATCTGATTATGGTGCTGCTCCTTTCTATGGGAATCATCGCATTGGTGGTTAACCCGGTTATTGTCTGGTTCAAGACAAAGCAGAATCCTTATCCTCTGGTCTTTACCTGTATAAAAGAAAGCGGCATAACCGCATTTTTCACCAGAAGTTCTGCGGCTAATATTCCTGTTAATATGGAACTGTGTAAAAAACTTGAACTGCATGAAGACACATATTCCGTTTCAATCCCTCTGGGAGCGACAGTAAATATGGGCGGCGCGGCCATCACCATCACCGTTATGACTCTGGCAGCAGTTCATACTCTCGGTATTCAGGTTGACATTGCAACAGCTCTGCTTCTCAGTACTGTTGCTGCTGTATCCGCATGTGGTGCTTCCGGCGTAGCCGGCGGTTCATTGCTTTTGATTCCTCTTGCATGCAGTCTGTTCGGTGTGCCTAACGAAATTTCCATGCAGGTTGTAGCTGCAGGTTTTATCGTAGGCGTTATTCAGGACTCCGCTGAGACAGCTTTGAACAGTTCCACAGACGTGATCTTTACTGCTGCGGCAGATATCGCCGCCTCTTCCGGTGACATCGCGGCTAAAGTGAAGACTGCTACTGCTTCGTAG
- a CDS encoding DEAD/DEAH box helicase — protein MGDQVVHHRLIDGCKASYGEPRHKFSPSVNSLLDFRNIKQLYSHQAEATDYARAGRNVVVATPTASGKTLTYNLPVIEQCLRDPDSHALYLFPLKALAQDQLKTFNEMTALLPETVRPEAAVYDGDTTPYKRKKIRDNPPAVILTNPEMLHLSMLPYHERWSPFLAGLTHIVVDEVHTYRGVMGSHMAMVFRRLLRICRFYGADPSFVFSSATVGNPAELCRSLTGLDIHAITESGAASGKRNFIFFNPVVSPYSAAIQLLKAGLARGLRTIVYTQSRKMTELISMWVNEKAGEYKDRISAYRAGFLPEERREIEQKMSSGELLAVISTSALELGIDIGGLDLCILVGYPGSVMATLQRGGRVGRSQRESAVILIAQEDALDQYFMRHPEDFFSRPPENAVLNPYNPVIMQRHLVCAACELTLRDDDYLLKDDQIKSRVHQLEKEGVLLRNKRGDEIYSTRKRPHREVSLRGAGSTLHIEDTATSALIGTIDEVRAYSEAHEGAVYIHRGSTYCIKELDLGSRKVRAAKERVGYYTRARKNKSTEILEIYSQKKVFGIVMRFGRLKVTEQVTGYEKRAVKGGKLLGIVSLDMPPVVFETQGLWMEISSEIKRRSEDEFIHFMGGIHAVEHAAIGILPLLVLTDRNDLGGISTPMHEQVDGPAVFIYDGIPGGAGLTMQAFEQAEELLKRTLQIILDCECELGCPTCVHSPKCGSGNRPIDKAAAIFVLENMVNGKPPEKIEELSIMLVPFGEEVKKETNNSEPKTFGVLDIETRRSAQDVGGWNKAERMGVSIAVLYDSEQDKFFEYEENQIPEMIKHLQKLELIIGFNIERFDYKVLSGIHAFNYKSLPTLDLLIKVHERLGYRLKLDNIAQATVNAAKSADGLQALKWWKEGRLDLITEYCKQDVAVTRDVYLFGKQNGYVLFTNKDKKKVRLPVEW, from the coding sequence ATGGGCGATCAGGTTGTTCATCACAGGTTGATTGACGGCTGCAAAGCTTCCTACGGTGAGCCGCGCCATAAATTCTCTCCATCCGTTAATTCACTGCTGGATTTCCGGAATATAAAACAACTGTATTCCCATCAGGCCGAAGCCACAGATTATGCCCGCGCCGGAAGAAATGTGGTAGTTGCAACGCCGACTGCCAGTGGAAAAACACTGACTTACAATTTACCTGTAATTGAGCAGTGTCTGCGCGATCCTGACAGTCATGCCCTGTATCTTTTTCCGCTCAAGGCTTTAGCACAGGACCAGCTTAAAACATTTAACGAGATGACGGCCCTGCTGCCTGAAACAGTCCGCCCCGAAGCTGCTGTTTATGACGGCGACACCACCCCGTACAAACGCAAAAAAATACGGGACAATCCTCCCGCGGTAATCCTCACCAATCCGGAAATGCTGCATCTGTCCATGCTGCCCTATCATGAAAGATGGTCTCCGTTTCTCGCCGGACTGACCCATATCGTCGTGGACGAGGTGCATACTTATCGCGGTGTGATGGGTTCACATATGGCGATGGTCTTTCGCCGTTTACTCAGGATTTGCAGATTCTACGGGGCTGATCCCTCTTTTGTTTTTTCCTCGGCAACGGTCGGTAATCCGGCAGAACTCTGCCGTTCCCTGACAGGGCTTGATATACATGCAATAACCGAAAGCGGGGCAGCGTCAGGCAAGCGGAATTTTATTTTTTTCAATCCGGTTGTTTCGCCGTACAGCGCAGCCATACAACTCCTTAAAGCCGGACTTGCCCGTGGATTGCGGACGATCGTTTATACCCAGTCCCGTAAAATGACCGAACTTATATCCATGTGGGTCAACGAGAAGGCGGGGGAATACAAAGATCGTATCAGCGCATACCGCGCCGGATTCCTGCCCGAGGAACGGCGCGAAATTGAACAGAAAATGTCCTCCGGTGAACTGCTGGCTGTTATCTCCACCAGCGCACTTGAACTCGGCATTGATATCGGAGGCCTCGATCTATGCATTCTGGTCGGCTATCCCGGATCAGTCATGGCAACATTACAGCGCGGCGGGCGAGTCGGGCGCAGTCAACGTGAATCGGCAGTTATTCTTATCGCGCAGGAAGATGCCCTTGATCAATATTTCATGCGTCATCCAGAAGATTTTTTTTCCCGACCACCGGAAAATGCTGTGCTCAACCCGTACAATCCGGTCATCATGCAACGCCACCTTGTCTGCGCCGCCTGCGAACTGACCCTGCGTGATGATGATTATCTGCTTAAAGACGATCAGATAAAAAGCAGAGTGCACCAGCTGGAAAAGGAAGGCGTGCTCCTGCGCAACAAACGCGGTGACGAAATATATTCCACCCGCAAACGTCCGCACCGCGAGGTCTCACTACGCGGAGCGGGGTCAACGCTGCATATTGAAGATACCGCCACTTCCGCACTCATCGGTACAATCGATGAAGTAAGAGCCTATTCCGAAGCCCATGAAGGAGCTGTATACATCCATCGCGGCAGCACATACTGCATAAAGGAATTGGATCTGGGTTCCAGAAAAGTGCGGGCGGCAAAAGAAAGGGTCGGTTACTACACCCGCGCCCGTAAAAATAAATCCACGGAAATACTGGAAATTTATTCACAGAAAAAAGTATTCGGCATCGTTATGCGTTTTGGCAGGCTCAAAGTCACCGAGCAGGTCACCGGATACGAAAAAAGAGCCGTAAAGGGCGGAAAGCTGCTGGGTATAGTCTCTCTGGACATGCCACCGGTAGTATTTGAAACTCAAGGGCTGTGGATGGAAATTTCATCTGAAATTAAACGCAGATCCGAAGATGAATTCATTCACTTTATGGGTGGCATTCATGCAGTGGAACACGCAGCCATAGGAATTTTACCACTGCTGGTCCTGACGGACCGCAACGATCTGGGCGGTATTTCCACCCCCATGCACGAGCAGGTGGATGGTCCGGCGGTATTCATTTATGATGGCATTCCCGGCGGAGCGGGATTGACCATGCAAGCCTTCGAACAGGCCGAAGAACTGCTTAAACGGACCCTGCAGATTATACTGGACTGCGAATGTGAACTTGGCTGCCCGACCTGTGTGCATTCACCTAAGTGCGGCTCCGGCAACCGCCCCATTGATAAAGCTGCGGCAATTTTTGTTCTGGAAAATATGGTTAACGGCAAACCGCCTGAAAAAATAGAGGAGTTATCCATCATGCTGGTACCTTTCGGCGAAGAAGTAAAAAAGGAAACCAATAATTCCGAGCCAAAAACATTCGGCGTGCTGGACATTGAAACCAGACGCTCAGCTCAGGATGTAGGCGGTTGGAATAAGGCCGAACGCATGGGAGTTTCCATCGCGGTTCTCTACGACTCTGAGCAGGACAAATTTTTCGAATATGAGGAAAACCAGATTCCTGAAATGATCAAGCATCTTCAAAAACTGGAGCTGATAATCGGCTTTAATATCGAGCGGTTTGATTACAAAGTGCTCTCAGGAATCCATGCCTTTAACTACAAGTCACTGCCGACGCTGGACCTGCTCATTAAAGTGCATGAACGGCTGGGCTATCGTCTCAAGCTGGATAATATTGCACAGGCCACAGTAAACGCCGCTAAAAGTGCGGACGGGCTGCAAGCTCTTAAATGGTGGAAAGAAGGCCGTCTGGACCTGATTACCGAATACTGCAAGCAGGATGTAGCCGTGACCAGAGACGTGTACCTTTTCGGGAAACAAAACGGATATGTCCTCTTCACCAACAAAGATAAAAAAAAGGTACGCCTGCCGGTAGAATGGTAG
- a CDS encoding carbonic anhydrase produces the protein MRNFRLFFILTILLTLMSGASFAANSTPPPENYIGADQSLVLLKEGNLRFVKGSSVYPNQTSHQRKILALKGQHPFATIVTASDSRVDPVLIFDRGLGDIFTVRSAGNVAGSDTLASVEYSMLGLETPLLVVMGHTRSNMIKAAVDNVEMKGHLVQLLGKLEPAIKMTRVLYPSLKGRQLIDKVAETNVRQVMRDILGQCPAILAKVRSGKAQIMGAVYDTDTGAVRWLGP, from the coding sequence TTGAGAAATTTTCGTTTATTTTTCATACTTACAATACTGCTTACACTCATGTCCGGAGCCAGTTTTGCAGCTAACAGTACCCCCCCACCTGAAAACTATATCGGGGCGGATCAGTCTCTGGTCCTTTTAAAAGAAGGAAACCTGCGCTTTGTAAAAGGGTCCAGCGTCTATCCCAACCAGACATCCCATCAGCGTAAAATATTGGCCCTCAAAGGACAGCATCCATTTGCAACAATAGTTACAGCTTCAGATTCACGGGTAGATCCGGTCCTTATTTTTGATCGCGGTCTGGGTGATATTTTCACCGTCCGCTCAGCTGGAAATGTGGCCGGAAGTGATACACTGGCATCAGTGGAATACTCAATGCTGGGCCTTGAAACACCTCTTCTGGTCGTCATGGGACACACCAGAAGCAACATGATCAAAGCCGCCGTGGATAATGTGGAAATGAAAGGCCATTTGGTGCAACTGCTCGGAAAACTGGAACCTGCCATCAAAATGACCAGAGTGCTTTACCCCTCACTCAAAGGCAGACAGCTCATAGACAAAGTCGCTGAAACAAATGTGCGGCAGGTAATGCGCGATATTTTAGGGCAATGTCCGGCCATCCTTGCGAAGGTCAGGTCAGGGAAAGCACAGATAATGGGAGCAGTTTACGATACAGACACCGGCGCAGTCCGCTGGCTGGGGCCTTAG
- a CDS encoding toxin-antitoxin system YwqK family antitoxin, which yields MLKPTITTLFILLCLTLSGCGQQEATFYDLIFEQDLILSKDDNEPFSGIYVEYYDLDRKKPKHRIEVDDGIFQGKFYHYYSSGSLHAEGTNKNGRFYGYHKVYWENGKLKQKIYFARDKAGYDYEYYESGQLSDLRHYNSEGQLHGRSFTFHRNGRIKEEKSYKNGNKNGMFLTKSPEGKLITIYSYKDGMLQEYARTKNKSLY from the coding sequence ATGCTCAAGCCTACAATCACCACCCTTTTCATACTGCTCTGCCTGACTCTCTCAGGATGCGGTCAGCAGGAAGCAACCTTCTACGATCTTATCTTTGAACAGGATCTGATTCTGTCCAAAGACGATAATGAACCCTTCTCCGGAATTTACGTTGAATATTACGATCTGGACCGGAAAAAGCCCAAACACCGGATAGAAGTTGACGATGGTATTTTTCAAGGAAAATTCTATCATTACTATTCAAGCGGATCATTACATGCTGAAGGGACAAATAAAAATGGTCGTTTTTACGGCTACCACAAAGTGTATTGGGAAAATGGCAAATTAAAACAAAAAATATATTTTGCGAGGGACAAAGCCGGATATGATTATGAATACTATGAATCTGGCCAGCTAAGCGACCTGAGGCATTACAATTCAGAAGGGCAGCTACATGGAAGATCCTTCACTTTTCACAGGAACGGAAGAATCAAAGAAGAAAAAAGTTATAAAAACGGAAATAAAAACGGCATGTTCCTTACAAAGTCACCAGAAGGAAAATTAATAACCATATATTCTTATAAAGATGGCATGCTACAGGAATATGCCAGAACCAAAAACAAAAGCTTATATTAA
- a CDS encoding cation diffusion facilitator family transporter, whose translation MSESPRKYIYYSIAASLITMVLKTWAWQITDSVGLLSDALETLVNLSAGLFALASLNLALRPADASHTYGHGKAEYFSSGAEGMLILIAAVGIVYASVERFLDPAVPQNLEAGLFIVLLSSAVNFVAAKVILRGAEKHDSILLEADAKHLLTDVWTSIGLIAGLGIMLFTPPSWSFIDPVIAIIMAGNIVFTGFSLIKKSYSGLMDNTLPQEELIIIDSSIRQCAGEDAIYHGLRTRKAGANRFVDFHLLLSGDSTIASSHNLCTEIESRIMDKLNNCHVTIHVEPREDASSYDCEQTGGLCGSMIRLNEKLPEPEDSNS comes from the coding sequence ATGTCTGAATCTCCCAGAAAATATATTTACTACTCAATTGCAGCTTCACTTATAACTATGGTCCTCAAAACATGGGCCTGGCAGATAACCGATTCTGTAGGACTACTTTCTGATGCGCTGGAAACTCTGGTGAATCTTTCTGCAGGGCTTTTCGCACTTGCCTCGCTTAATCTGGCCCTCAGGCCCGCTGATGCCTCCCATACTTATGGGCACGGCAAGGCTGAATATTTTTCCAGCGGCGCAGAGGGGATGCTTATTCTTATCGCCGCCGTAGGCATCGTCTATGCTTCAGTCGAAAGATTTCTCGACCCGGCAGTGCCTCAAAACCTTGAGGCGGGCCTGTTTATCGTCCTGCTTTCATCGGCGGTTAACTTTGTTGCTGCAAAGGTAATACTCAGGGGAGCAGAAAAGCATGATTCCATTCTCCTTGAGGCTGATGCAAAACATCTTTTAACTGATGTATGGACCTCTATAGGCTTGATCGCAGGGCTTGGAATAATGTTATTTACTCCGCCGTCGTGGTCTTTCATTGACCCTGTCATCGCTATAATTATGGCCGGAAATATCGTTTTTACCGGATTTTCCCTTATCAAAAAATCATACTCCGGACTGATGGATAATACTCTGCCGCAAGAGGAGCTGATTATCATCGACAGTTCTATCCGCCAATGTGCAGGAGAAGATGCAATATACCACGGCCTGCGTACCCGTAAGGCCGGAGCAAACCGCTTTGTAGACTTCCACCTGCTGTTGTCCGGAGACTCTACTATCGCCAGTTCGCACAACCTGTGTACGGAAATTGAATCACGTATCATGGACAAACTGAATAACTGTCATGTAACAATTCATGTAGAACCCAGAGAGGACGCTTCATCCTACGACTGTGAGCAGACAGGCGGCCTGTGCGGTTCCATGATCAGGCTAAACGAAAAACTGCCCGAACCTGAGGACTCAAACAGCTAA
- a CDS encoding dienelactone hydrolase family protein, which yields MIHKRTIHHTHQSDNLESILVLPQGNGPFPAVLLVHEYTGLNRVTVNHAERLAAAGYAVLAADFYGVDNRPASVEEANISHRVYRNDRLLMRERAKACLHALTRQKEISPSRVFALGFSFGAGAVLELARTGADLKGAVSVYGYLDTTHPAAPGEIKCPLLAILVEDDPVVPRKHVEMFEEEMKSTKAECEIISLKNAMHGFANPDNSEFDADLAEKMWKTVLKKLMTWNTD from the coding sequence ATGATTCACAAACGCACCATCCACCACACGCACCAAAGCGATAATCTGGAAAGTATACTGGTACTGCCTCAAGGCAATGGACCATTTCCGGCGGTGCTGCTCGTCCATGAGTACACCGGACTGAATAGAGTCACCGTAAACCATGCTGAGCGGCTTGCCGCAGCTGGATATGCCGTGCTCGCTGCTGATTTTTACGGCGTGGACAACCGCCCGGCAAGTGTTGAAGAGGCAAATATATCCCACCGTGTTTACCGCAACGACAGACTGCTTATGCGTGAAAGGGCAAAAGCCTGCCTGCATGCACTTACGCGCCAAAAAGAAATCAGCCCTTCCCGCGTGTTCGCTCTCGGCTTCTCATTTGGAGCAGGGGCTGTGCTGGAACTTGCCCGCACAGGTGCAGACCTGAAAGGCGCAGTCAGTGTGTATGGATATCTGGACACAACCCACCCCGCAGCACCGGGCGAAATCAAATGCCCATTACTGGCCATCCTCGTGGAGGATGACCCTGTCGTACCCCGAAAGCATGTTGAGATGTTCGAAGAAGAAATGAAGAGCACCAAAGCAGAGTGCGAAATAATCAGTCTGAAAAATGCAATGCACGGCTTTGCCAACCCCGATAATTCAGAATTTGACGCAGATCTTGCAGAGAAAATGTGGAAAACAGTTTTGAAAAAACTGATGACATGGAACACTGACTAA
- a CDS encoding bifunctional acetate--CoA ligase family protein/GNAT family N-acetyltransferase: protein MSVINLEYLFQPRSVAVIGATNDPANAGNILMRNLMGGGFPGPVMPVSTDAEAISGVLTYKDVEHLPKVPDLAVICRPLAECPELLAKLSEIGVKASALIGSGFSVISEDERDRLCGELLSAANSPQMRILGPKSLGFIIPALNLNASIAPLPAKAGKIAFVSQSDSFIPTVLDWAATNDIGFSHVISLGSRIDLTFGDVLDYLGSDAQTRSILLYIESINDARDFMSAARAASRNKPVLAIRPGQSLQHVTRELSRLDNSMIARADEVYDVAFRRAGMLRVQTIDGLFDAAQTLASLRQPVRGNRLAIIANGTSAGLTAADGLIRRGGKLSNLSPETIEKLEEIFEGHWSKSNPVNIKFDTAGQKYMDAIKVLIKDKDVDAVLVVHVPFAGISGEAVAEILAKGLKKIRRMVLTSWLGSGMSRKPRKIFSHAGIPTYESADQAVRAFMYMAEYQRNQELLTETPDSLPTDFFPDTTTARETVFKAIAEGREDLNEPEARKVLAAYGLPVVETKVALSAREAVIAADEIGCPVALKIRSPQINQPYDVGGVVLDLESPEKVWEAAATMLTRVNRQRPDAYIEGFTVQKMGRRLGAHELFISASADTTFGPIIHFGHGGMTREVVRDQAVAMVPLNMSLARELISRTRISRLLSGTPTQPPADIEDLCLTLIQVSQLFIDVPQIAHLDINPLYVDDTGVLALGAKIIVAECGEDCPQLAIRPYPRELEECVVLKDSRQVTLRPIRPEDEPAHYEFLSRVSDEDMRMRFFGVVRRDFDHKDMSRFTQINYDREMAFIATAMGENGHPETLGVVRTSTKPDNSEAEFAILIRSDLKGTGLGSMLFHKIIRYTKERRTHWLVGQTLFENKAMQGLSRKFGFVISENYEEDLVEMRLDCSQE, encoded by the coding sequence CTGCCAATGCGGGAAATATTTTAATGCGCAACCTGATGGGCGGGGGGTTTCCCGGGCCGGTCATGCCGGTGAGTACTGATGCTGAGGCCATCTCCGGCGTGCTCACTTATAAGGATGTGGAGCACCTGCCAAAGGTTCCTGATCTGGCTGTGATCTGCCGTCCTCTTGCTGAGTGCCCTGAATTGCTGGCCAAGCTCAGTGAAATCGGCGTAAAGGCTTCAGCTCTTATCGGGTCGGGATTCAGTGTTATTTCTGAAGATGAACGTGACAGGCTTTGCGGCGAGCTTTTAAGTGCCGCCAATTCGCCGCAGATGAGAATTCTGGGACCTAAAAGTCTCGGGTTTATTATTCCTGCGCTCAACCTTAATGCCAGTATTGCTCCGCTTCCTGCAAAGGCTGGAAAAATAGCTTTTGTCTCTCAGTCTGACAGTTTTATTCCCACCGTTCTGGACTGGGCGGCGACCAATGATATCGGATTTTCTCACGTGATATCCCTTGGAAGCCGGATTGACCTTACTTTCGGTGATGTTCTTGATTATCTGGGATCTGATGCCCAGACCAGATCAATATTGCTCTATATCGAGTCCATTAATGATGCTCGTGACTTCATGTCTGCGGCACGTGCCGCATCGCGTAACAAGCCTGTTCTGGCTATTCGTCCGGGGCAGTCTTTGCAGCATGTCACCCGTGAACTTTCCCGTCTTGATAATTCCATGATTGCGCGTGCTGATGAGGTCTATGATGTAGCCTTCCGCCGCGCCGGCATGCTGCGGGTGCAGACCATTGACGGGCTGTTTGACGCGGCTCAGACTCTTGCCAGTTTACGCCAGCCGGTGCGTGGTAACCGTCTGGCGATAATTGCCAACGGGACCAGTGCCGGACTCACCGCCGCAGACGGGCTTATCCGCAGAGGCGGCAAATTATCAAATCTTTCTCCGGAAACCATTGAAAAGCTGGAAGAGATATTTGAAGGGCACTGGAGTAAATCCAATCCCGTAAATATTAAATTTGATACTGCCGGACAAAAATATATGGATGCCATCAAGGTTCTTATTAAAGATAAGGATGTTGATGCTGTTTTAGTTGTCCATGTGCCTTTTGCCGGAATTTCAGGTGAGGCTGTAGCTGAAATCCTTGCTAAGGGACTTAAAAAGATCAGGCGTATGGTGCTTACCTCATGGCTGGGGTCAGGTATGTCCCGCAAGCCCAGAAAAATATTCTCCCATGCCGGTATTCCCACATACGAAAGTGCGGATCAGGCGGTACGGGCTTTTATGTACATGGCTGAGTATCAGCGAAATCAGGAACTGCTTACTGAGACACCGGATTCACTGCCCACTGATTTCTTTCCGGACACCACAACAGCCCGTGAGACGGTCTTTAAAGCTATTGCAGAGGGACGTGAGGATCTCAATGAACCCGAAGCGCGCAAGGTTCTTGCAGCCTATGGTCTGCCGGTGGTTGAAACTAAAGTTGCTCTTTCCGCCCGTGAGGCTGTCATTGCCGCTGATGAGATAGGTTGCCCTGTTGCTCTGAAAATCCGTTCTCCACAGATCAATCAGCCTTATGATGTCGGCGGGGTGGTGCTCGACCTTGAAAGTCCTGAAAAAGTCTGGGAAGCGGCGGCAACCATGCTGACCCGTGTAAACAGGCAGCGTCCCGATGCTTACATAGAAGGCTTCACCGTTCAGAAAATGGGCCGCAGGCTCGGTGCACATGAACTTTTTATATCAGCTTCGGCCGATACTACTTTCGGTCCTATTATCCATTTCGGGCATGGCGGCATGACCAGAGAGGTGGTTCGTGATCAGGCGGTGGCTATGGTTCCTCTGAATATGAGTCTTGCCCGTGAACTGATCAGCCGGACGCGTATTTCAAGGCTTCTATCCGGTACTCCCACCCAGCCGCCGGCAGATATTGAAGATTTATGTCTGACCTTGATTCAGGTTTCTCAGCTTTTTATCGATGTTCCCCAGATAGCGCATCTGGATATCAACCCTCTTTATGTTGATGATACTGGTGTTCTGGCCCTTGGGGCTAAAATTATTGTTGCCGAGTGCGGGGAGGATTGTCCGCAGCTGGCTATCCGGCCTTATCCCAGAGAGCTTGAGGAGTGTGTGGTTTTAAAGGACAGCCGTCAGGTTACGTTGCGGCCCATCCGTCCTGAAGACGAGCCTGCTCATTATGAATTCTTAAGCCGTGTGTCGGACGAAGATATGCGTATGCGCTTTTTCGGAGTAGTGCGGCGTGACTTTGACCACAAGGACATGTCACGTTTTACTCAGATTAATTATGATCGTGAGATGGCTTTTATAGCCACAGCAATGGGTGAAAACGGGCATCCCGAAACTTTAGGCGTGGTACGCACTTCCACCAAGCCGGATAATTCTGAGGCAGAATTTGCCATTCTGATCCGCTCCGATTTAAAGGGAACAGGGCTTGGAAGCATGCTTTTTCATAAGATAATCCGTTATACCAAAGAGCGCCGGACCCACTGGCTGGTCGGGCAGACTCTGTTCGAAAACAAAGCCATGCAAGGTCTGTCGCGTAAATTCGGATTCGTAATCAGTGAGAATTATGAAGAGGATCTGGTTGAAATGAGACTGGATTGTTCACAGGAATAA